In one Angustibacter luteus genomic region, the following are encoded:
- a CDS encoding ABC transporter ATP-binding protein — MSAFLEVEDLNVRFTTEDGVVRAVDGVTFDVDKGRTLAIVGESGSGKSVTSAAIMGLHNPRRTHVSGSIRLDGEEIVTASPERLRELRGKRMAMIFQDPLSSLHPFFTIGSQLVEAVQVHRDINKSDAKKRAVELLKKVGIPNAERRAGEFPHQLSGGMRQRVMIAMALINDPDLLIADEPTTALDVTVQAQIIELLKSLQSEFGTAIILITHDLGVVAETADDVAVMYGARVVERGTVRDIFYRPQMPYTWGLLSSLPRLDEAGGGRLSPIPGQPPSLINLPQGCVFRPRCQYHQFVTDGRCDTVRPVLDEVAEGHSARCHLSAPDKQRLAAERLASVAPNTQKEGA; from the coding sequence ATGAGCGCCTTCTTGGAGGTCGAGGACCTCAACGTCCGGTTCACGACGGAGGACGGCGTCGTCCGCGCCGTGGACGGCGTCACCTTCGACGTCGACAAGGGTCGGACGCTGGCCATCGTCGGCGAGTCCGGCTCCGGCAAGAGTGTGACCAGCGCGGCCATCATGGGCCTGCACAACCCCCGGCGGACCCACGTCAGCGGTTCGATCCGCTTGGACGGCGAGGAGATCGTCACCGCCAGCCCCGAGCGCCTGCGCGAGCTGCGTGGCAAGCGGATGGCGATGATCTTCCAGGACCCGCTGAGCTCGCTGCACCCGTTCTTCACGATCGGTTCGCAGCTGGTCGAGGCCGTCCAGGTGCACCGGGACATCAACAAGTCCGATGCCAAGAAGCGCGCCGTCGAGCTGCTCAAGAAGGTCGGCATCCCGAACGCCGAGCGCCGCGCGGGCGAGTTCCCGCACCAGCTCTCGGGCGGCATGCGCCAACGCGTGATGATCGCGATGGCGCTGATCAACGACCCGGACCTGCTGATCGCGGACGAGCCGACCACGGCGCTCGACGTGACGGTCCAGGCGCAGATCATCGAGCTGCTCAAGAGCCTGCAGAGCGAGTTCGGCACCGCGATCATCCTGATCACCCACGACCTGGGCGTCGTCGCCGAGACCGCCGACGACGTGGCCGTCATGTACGGCGCGCGGGTGGTCGAGCGCGGCACGGTGCGGGACATCTTCTACCGTCCGCAGATGCCCTACACCTGGGGCTTGCTCAGCTCACTGCCCCGGCTGGACGAGGCGGGTGGGGGACGGCTGTCGCCCATCCCCGGCCAGCCGCCGTCGCTGATCAACCTCCCGCAGGGCTGCGTGTTCCGTCCTCGCTGCCAGTACCACCAGTTCGTCACCGACGGCCGCTGCGACACCGTGCGACCGGTGCTCGACGAGGTCGCCGAGGGCCACTCCGCTCGCTGCCACCTGTCCGCGCCGGACAAGCAGCGCCTCGCGGCCGAGCGGCTCGCCTCCGTGGCGCCCAACACGCAGAAGGAGGGCGCGTGA
- a CDS encoding dipeptide ABC transporter ATP-binding protein: MSDPILKITDLQKWFPIREGLLRRQVGDVKAVDGVSIGLRERETIGLVGESGCGKSTAGRTMLKLLEPTGGKIEYEGRDITNLSRKQMVPMRRKMQMIFQDPYNSLNPRHTVGSIIGAPYEVQGVVPQGGVKASVQDIMARVGLNPEHYNRYPNEFSGGQRQRIGIARAITLRPKIIVADEPVSALDVSIQAQVVNLLEDIQDEFGLSYIVIAHDLSVVRHISDRVAVMYLGHLVEFADAEDLYGRPLHPYTNALMSAVPMPDPDLDKTRERILLQGDLPSPSDPPSGCVFRTRCWKAQDRCATEIPLLRELTPGHTVACHFPEHDPKAAQTRDAEPALG; encoded by the coding sequence GTGAGCGACCCGATCCTGAAGATCACCGACCTGCAGAAGTGGTTCCCGATCAGGGAGGGACTCCTTCGCCGGCAGGTAGGTGACGTCAAGGCCGTGGACGGCGTGAGCATCGGTCTGCGCGAGCGCGAGACGATCGGTCTCGTCGGTGAGAGCGGCTGCGGGAAGTCGACCGCCGGCCGCACCATGCTCAAGCTGCTCGAGCCGACCGGCGGGAAGATCGAGTACGAGGGCCGCGACATCACCAACCTGTCGCGCAAGCAGATGGTCCCGATGCGTCGCAAGATGCAGATGATCTTCCAGGACCCGTACAACTCGCTGAACCCCCGGCACACGGTGGGCTCGATCATCGGGGCGCCGTACGAGGTCCAGGGGGTCGTCCCGCAGGGCGGCGTCAAGGCGTCCGTGCAGGACATCATGGCGCGGGTCGGGCTCAACCCCGAGCACTACAACCGCTACCCGAACGAGTTCTCCGGTGGGCAGCGCCAGCGCATCGGCATCGCCCGGGCGATCACCCTGCGACCGAAGATCATCGTCGCGGACGAGCCGGTCTCCGCGCTCGACGTGTCGATCCAGGCCCAGGTCGTCAACCTGCTCGAGGACATCCAGGACGAGTTCGGCCTGTCCTACATCGTCATCGCGCACGACCTGTCCGTCGTCCGGCACATCTCGGACCGGGTCGCCGTCATGTACCTCGGCCACCTGGTCGAGTTCGCGGACGCGGAGGACCTCTACGGCCGTCCGCTGCACCCGTACACGAACGCGCTGATGTCCGCGGTGCCGATGCCGGACCCGGACCTCGACAAGACGCGTGAGCGGATCCTGCTGCAGGGCGACCTTCCCTCGCCGAGCGACCCGCCCTCGGGCTGCGTGTTCCGCACCCGCTGCTGGAAGGCCCAGGACCGCTGCGCCACCGAGATCCCGCTGCTGCGCGAGCTGACTCCGGGGCACACGGTGGCCTGCCACTTCCCGGAGCACGACCCGAAGGCCGCACAGACCAGGGACGCCGAGCCCGCGCTCGGGTGA
- the mshB gene encoding N-acetyl-1-D-myo-inositol-2-amino-2-deoxy-alpha-D-glucopyranoside deacetylase → MTADYPIEEEPVVGEEPGRRLLLVHAHPDDETLTTGVTMARYAAEGVGVTLVTCTLGDEGEVIPAELRHLASDRDDTLGAHRAGELVRAMAALGVPDHRLLGDGRWRDSGMVWLAPGVAGVAGDVHPDAFALADLDEAAGLLADVLREVRPQVVVTYDPDGGYGHPDHVMAHRVTMRAVELAADDGARPGWQVLAVHWVQVATSWARAERRAVLAAAQDGRLPAGMLPPDYAEHPPAVVDDDLLDVVVEAPEHLPAVTAALEAHATQVVVRPPWFALSNDVAQRLSAREGFRRVRGPRATIAESSVAGPADDLFAGLGLPQR, encoded by the coding sequence GTGACGGCCGACTACCCGATCGAGGAGGAGCCGGTGGTGGGCGAGGAGCCCGGCCGCCGGCTCCTGCTCGTGCACGCCCACCCGGACGACGAGACGTTGACCACGGGCGTCACGATGGCGCGCTACGCCGCCGAGGGAGTGGGCGTCACGCTGGTCACCTGCACCCTCGGCGATGAGGGCGAGGTGATCCCCGCCGAGCTGCGCCACCTCGCCAGCGACCGCGACGACACGCTCGGCGCGCACCGGGCGGGCGAGCTGGTCCGGGCCATGGCCGCCCTCGGCGTCCCGGACCACCGACTGCTCGGGGATGGGCGCTGGCGCGACTCGGGGATGGTCTGGCTGGCTCCCGGGGTGGCCGGGGTCGCCGGCGACGTGCACCCCGACGCGTTCGCCCTCGCCGACCTCGACGAGGCCGCCGGCCTGCTCGCCGACGTCCTCCGGGAGGTCCGCCCCCAGGTCGTGGTGACCTACGACCCGGACGGCGGGTACGGCCACCCGGACCACGTGATGGCCCACCGGGTGACCATGCGGGCGGTCGAGCTCGCCGCGGACGACGGGGCCCGCCCCGGGTGGCAGGTGCTCGCCGTGCACTGGGTGCAGGTCGCCACGTCGTGGGCCCGCGCGGAGCGTCGCGCGGTGCTGGCCGCCGCGCAGGACGGCCGGCTGCCGGCCGGCATGCTCCCCCCGGACTACGCCGAGCACCCGCCGGCCGTGGTCGACGACGACCTGCTGGACGTGGTCGTGGAGGCCCCGGAGCACCTGCCTGCGGTGACGGCGGCCCTCGAGGCCCACGCCACCCAGGTGGTGGTGCGCCCGCCGTGGTTCGCGCTGTCGAACGACGTCGCGCAGCGGCTATCCGCGCGTGAGGGCTTCCGCCGGGTCCGGGGACCGCGAGCGACGATCGCCGAGAGCAGCGTCGCCGGACCGGCCGACGACCTGTTCGCCGGCCTGGGCCTGCCGCAGCGCTGA
- a CDS encoding AAA family ATPase: protein MAGTTEHTNLLADLSGTVPLRGADVAVTRERTRLRRLRKVAVLLGVVLVWLWWRLLSGDPVGMLQLPQVDPIYLMTGLFFFVLILATVLSLTMTGRSPHVVMRPEQIDVGLDDVVGIDVVKAEVVRTLNLFLAHRTFTAQMGGRPRRGVLFEGPPGTGKTHTAKALAKEAGVPFLMASATSFQSSMQGASQRQIRSFFKALRKASRQYGGAIGFIDEFDAIALSRPSTAMTAAPATSSQLLGCGGLTGLPMSSSTAGTVHSAFTGPGDGQMTVNELLVQMQSFDQPTGGQKLRGKLTDLVNLVLPMNHQLKGPGVPWANIMLLASTNTADRLDPALMRPGRFDQRLTFDLPSKAGRRQIVDHFLARKAHDAALDGEDRRDALAAITQGYSPAMLEGLLDEALVRAVEGGRTAMTWADVEHARMITEIGLGQPVGYTAHEERLIATHEAGHATMAWLVAPTRRLEVLTIIKRRDSLGLLAHGDAEDVYTRSRAELRGLIQVAFGGQVAEELFFGDVSTGPGGDLLYATNVAAQMVGAAGMVDTLVSYNAISGSALSDSNLVGRVLGDSEGRRMVEDLLQEQKRAVRDLMSNNKHLVEALRDALLERHELIGPQITDVLEAAAARHGDLGRPGVAFADVVIDLTQDPADRTDRPAGGAGGDGERRVP, encoded by the coding sequence GTGGCTGGGACGACGGAGCACACGAACCTGCTGGCAGACCTGTCCGGGACGGTGCCGCTGCGCGGCGCGGACGTCGCGGTCACCCGCGAGCGCACGCGCCTTCGCCGGCTGCGCAAGGTCGCCGTGCTGCTGGGCGTGGTCCTGGTCTGGCTGTGGTGGCGGCTGCTGTCCGGCGACCCGGTCGGCATGCTGCAGCTGCCCCAGGTGGACCCGATCTACCTGATGACCGGCTTGTTCTTCTTCGTGCTCATCCTGGCGACGGTGCTGAGCCTGACCATGACCGGTCGCTCGCCGCACGTGGTCATGCGCCCCGAGCAGATCGACGTCGGCCTGGACGACGTCGTGGGCATCGACGTCGTCAAGGCCGAGGTCGTGCGCACGCTCAACCTGTTCCTGGCGCACCGCACGTTCACCGCGCAGATGGGCGGTCGCCCGCGCCGCGGCGTCCTGTTCGAGGGGCCCCCCGGGACCGGGAAGACGCACACGGCCAAGGCGCTGGCCAAGGAGGCCGGCGTCCCGTTCCTGATGGCCTCCGCGACGTCGTTCCAGTCCAGCATGCAGGGCGCCTCGCAGCGCCAGATCCGCAGCTTCTTCAAGGCGCTGCGCAAGGCGTCCCGCCAGTACGGCGGGGCCATCGGCTTCATCGACGAGTTCGACGCGATCGCGCTGAGCCGCCCGTCGACCGCGATGACCGCGGCGCCCGCGACGTCCAGCCAGCTGCTCGGCTGCGGGGGACTGACCGGCCTGCCGATGTCCAGCTCGACCGCGGGGACCGTGCACAGCGCGTTCACCGGGCCCGGTGACGGGCAGATGACCGTCAACGAGCTGCTGGTGCAGATGCAGTCGTTCGACCAGCCGACGGGCGGGCAGAAGCTGCGCGGCAAGCTCACCGACCTGGTCAACCTGGTGCTGCCGATGAACCACCAGCTCAAGGGCCCGGGCGTGCCGTGGGCCAACATCATGCTGCTGGCCTCGACCAACACGGCGGACCGGCTGGACCCGGCCCTGATGCGCCCCGGCCGGTTCGACCAGCGGCTCACCTTCGACCTGCCGTCCAAGGCCGGCCGCCGCCAGATCGTCGACCACTTCCTGGCCCGCAAGGCGCACGACGCTGCCCTGGACGGCGAGGACCGCCGGGACGCGCTCGCCGCGATCACCCAGGGCTACAGCCCGGCGATGCTGGAAGGGCTGTTGGACGAGGCGCTGGTCCGGGCCGTCGAGGGCGGCCGGACGGCGATGACCTGGGCGGACGTCGAGCACGCCCGGATGATCACCGAGATCGGGCTCGGGCAGCCGGTGGGCTACACCGCGCACGAGGAGCGGCTCATCGCCACCCACGAGGCCGGGCACGCCACGATGGCCTGGCTGGTCGCACCCACCCGCCGGCTCGAGGTGCTCACCATCATCAAGCGCCGGGACTCCCTCGGCCTGCTCGCCCACGGTGACGCCGAGGACGTGTACACCCGCTCGCGGGCCGAGCTGCGCGGGCTGATCCAGGTCGCGTTCGGCGGCCAGGTCGCCGAGGAGCTGTTCTTCGGGGACGTCTCGACCGGCCCCGGCGGTGACCTGCTCTACGCCACCAACGTCGCCGCCCAGATGGTCGGCGCGGCCGGCATGGTGGACACCCTGGTGTCCTACAACGCGATCTCCGGTTCGGCGCTCAGCGACTCGAACCTGGTCGGCCGCGTGCTCGGGGACTCCGAGGGGCGCCGCATGGTCGAGGACCTGCTGCAGGAGCAGAAGCGGGCCGTGCGCGACCTCATGAGCAACAACAAGCACCTGGTCGAGGCCCTGCGGGACGCGCTGCTCGAGCGGCACGAGCTGATCGGCCCGCAGATCACCGACGTCCTGGAGGCGGCGGCCGCGCGCCACGGCGACCTCGGTCGCCCCGGCGTGGCCTTCGCCGACGTCGTGATCGACCTGACGCAGGACCCGGCCGACCGGACCGACCGGCCCGCCGGGGGCGCCGGGGGCGACGGGGAGCGCCGCGTACCCTGA
- a CDS encoding flavin reductase family protein, which translates to MSLVGTPSDPQPLRADADVARFRRAMARFATGVTVVTARVAGVDHAMTASAFTSVSLEPLLVLVCVEREARFHDAVTESGYWGVSLLDESARTISQWLSTRGRPLHGQLDRVPHRRGPVTGVALVDPALAAIECRTTDLHPAGDHSIVVGEVMSIDLPDSPDGPLLYHRGAYTHLR; encoded by the coding sequence GTGAGCCTCGTGGGAACGCCGTCCGATCCGCAGCCCCTGCGGGCTGACGCTGACGTCGCGCGGTTCCGGCGCGCGATGGCCCGGTTCGCGACCGGGGTCACGGTGGTGACCGCGCGGGTGGCCGGGGTGGACCACGCGATGACCGCCAGCGCCTTCACGTCGGTGTCGCTGGAGCCGTTGCTGGTGCTGGTCTGCGTGGAGCGGGAGGCGCGCTTCCACGACGCTGTCACCGAGTCCGGGTACTGGGGCGTGAGCCTGCTGGACGAGTCGGCGCGGACGATCTCGCAGTGGCTGTCCACCCGCGGGCGTCCGCTGCACGGCCAGCTCGACCGGGTGCCGCACCGCCGCGGCCCGGTCACCGGGGTCGCGCTGGTCGACCCGGCGCTGGCGGCCATCGAGTGCCGGACGACGGACCTGCACCCGGCCGGTGACCACTCGATCGTGGTCGGTGAGGTGATGTCCATCGACCTGCCGGACAGCCCGGACGGGCCGCTGCTCTACCACCGCGGCGCGTACACCCACCTGCGCTGA
- a CDS encoding GNAT family N-acetyltransferase, whose amino-acid sequence MSGRIVPRLGPEQVGQRVVVRRRIGNGRVADVLGELLSWDADGDGTARIRSRHGEVVVPLADVVAGKPVPPPPERRGAPHRAIGWEGLEDVMVDGWRPLELDWLGVRGQGWRLRAADGFTGRANSVLAVGDPGLPLEQAVDRAEQWYAERGLGARFALPWPLAERDSKLDALLAERGYEVDTPTLVMSAATRDVAAAVAQPGGPGFSVGPSSGVPAGFELHDAAEPDDGWLSVYHYRGQELPPVARRLLLSAPEQVFVTVRGTDPPLDQVVAVGRGASSRGWTGVTAMEVVPAQRRRGLATLVLGALAEWAMQRGDRSMYLQVAEQNRGARGLYAGLGFADHHGYHYRVAPPS is encoded by the coding sequence GTGTCCGGTCGCATCGTCCCCCGACTGGGTCCCGAGCAGGTCGGCCAGCGGGTCGTCGTCCGGCGTCGGATCGGCAACGGACGGGTCGCGGACGTGCTCGGTGAGCTGCTGTCCTGGGACGCCGACGGCGACGGGACGGCCCGCATCCGCAGCCGGCACGGCGAGGTCGTCGTGCCGCTCGCGGACGTCGTGGCCGGTAAGCCCGTGCCGCCCCCGCCCGAGCGGCGCGGCGCGCCGCACCGGGCCATCGGATGGGAGGGGCTGGAGGACGTCATGGTCGACGGGTGGCGCCCGCTCGAGCTGGACTGGCTCGGCGTGCGCGGCCAGGGCTGGCGCCTGCGCGCCGCCGACGGCTTCACCGGCCGGGCCAACTCGGTGCTGGCCGTCGGCGACCCCGGCCTGCCCCTCGAGCAGGCCGTCGACCGGGCCGAGCAGTGGTACGCCGAGCGCGGACTGGGCGCCCGCTTCGCCCTGCCCTGGCCGCTGGCCGAGCGCGACAGCAAGCTCGACGCCCTGCTCGCCGAACGGGGTTACGAGGTGGACACCCCGACGCTGGTGATGAGCGCCGCCACCCGCGACGTCGCCGCTGCCGTCGCCCAGCCGGGCGGGCCGGGGTTCTCGGTGGGCCCCAGCTCCGGGGTGCCCGCCGGGTTCGAGCTGCACGACGCCGCCGAGCCCGACGACGGGTGGCTGTCGGTCTACCACTACCGCGGCCAGGAGCTGCCCCCGGTGGCGCGCCGGCTGCTGCTGTCCGCACCCGAGCAGGTGTTCGTCACGGTGCGCGGCACCGATCCACCGCTCGACCAGGTGGTCGCCGTCGGCCGCGGTGCGTCGTCCCGCGGCTGGACCGGGGTCACCGCGATGGAGGTGGTGCCCGCCCAGCGCCGCCGGGGCCTGGCCACCCTGGTGCTCGGCGCCCTGGCCGAGTGGGCGATGCAGCGCGGTGACCGGTCCATGTACCTGCAGGTCGCCGAGCAGAACCGCGGCGCGCGCGGCCTCTACGCCGGTCTCGGGTTCGCCGACCACCACGGCTACCACTACCGGGTGGCGCCACCGTCCTGA
- the fdxA gene encoding ferredoxin produces MTYVIAQPCVDLKDKACIEECPVDCIYEGERSLYIHPDECVDCGACEPVCPVEAIYYEDDVPEQWKEYYTANVEFFDDLGSPGGAAKLGVIAKDHSIITALPPQEHDE; encoded by the coding sequence GTGACGTACGTCATCGCCCAGCCCTGCGTCGACCTCAAGGACAAGGCCTGCATCGAGGAGTGTCCGGTCGACTGCATCTACGAGGGCGAGCGTTCGCTGTACATCCACCCCGACGAGTGCGTGGACTGCGGCGCCTGCGAGCCGGTCTGCCCCGTCGAGGCGATCTACTACGAGGACGACGTCCCCGAGCAGTGGAAGGAGTACTACACGGCGAACGTGGAGTTCTTCGACGACCTCGGCTCGCCTGGTGGTGCGGCCAAGCTCGGTGTCATCGCCAAGGACCACTCGATCATCACCGCCCTGCCGCCGCAGGAGCACGACGAGTAA
- the dapC gene encoding succinyldiaminopimelate transaminase, which produces MQLPDFPWDSLAPAAARARAHPGGIVDLSVGTPVDPTPQVVQDALRAASDAPGYPQTWGTPDLREAVAGWFARRRGVPDVDPDGVLPTVGSKELVAWLPTLLGLGAGDLVVHPEVAYPTYDVGARIAGATPVPADGTAQLGPASSAGPVRLVWLNSPSNPTGRVLGREHLAKVVRWARERGAIVASDECYAELDWSADGVGSVPSVLDPEVCGGSHEGLLAVYSLSKQSSVAGYRAAFVAGDPALVRRLLEVRKHAGMIVPWPVQRAMLAALGDDEHVAAQKARYRARRDRLAPALQQAGFRIDHSQAGLYLWATRDEPAGATVAGLADLGILVAPGTFYGAAGAQHVRVALTASDERVEAAAQRLTSRSG; this is translated from the coding sequence GTGCAGCTCCCCGACTTCCCCTGGGACTCGCTCGCGCCTGCCGCAGCGAGGGCCAGGGCGCACCCCGGCGGCATCGTCGACCTGTCGGTCGGCACCCCCGTGGACCCCACCCCGCAGGTGGTGCAGGACGCGCTGCGGGCGGCGTCCGACGCGCCTGGCTACCCGCAGACCTGGGGGACGCCGGACCTGCGTGAGGCCGTCGCGGGCTGGTTCGCGCGCCGGCGCGGCGTCCCAGACGTCGACCCGGACGGCGTGCTGCCCACCGTGGGTTCCAAGGAGCTGGTGGCGTGGCTGCCGACCCTGCTGGGGCTCGGTGCGGGCGACCTCGTGGTGCACCCCGAGGTGGCCTACCCGACGTACGACGTGGGCGCCCGGATCGCCGGTGCCACACCGGTTCCGGCCGACGGGACGGCGCAGCTCGGCCCGGCGTCCTCGGCAGGCCCGGTGCGGCTGGTGTGGCTGAACTCGCCGTCCAACCCGACCGGCCGGGTGCTCGGCCGCGAGCACCTGGCCAAGGTGGTCCGCTGGGCTCGCGAGCGCGGCGCGATCGTGGCGAGCGACGAGTGCTACGCCGAGCTGGACTGGTCCGCTGACGGGGTGGGGTCGGTGCCCAGCGTCCTGGACCCCGAGGTCTGCGGCGGTTCGCACGAGGGGTTGCTCGCGGTCTACTCGCTGTCCAAGCAGTCCAGTGTCGCCGGGTACCGGGCGGCGTTCGTCGCGGGCGACCCGGCGCTGGTGAGGCGCCTGCTCGAGGTCCGCAAGCACGCCGGGATGATCGTGCCCTGGCCGGTGCAGCGCGCCATGCTCGCGGCCCTGGGCGACGACGAGCACGTCGCCGCGCAGAAGGCGCGGTACCGGGCCCGTCGTGACCGGCTCGCGCCGGCCCTGCAGCAGGCGGGGTTCCGGATCGACCACTCGCAGGCCGGGCTGTACCTGTGGGCGACCAGGGACGAGCCGGCAGGGGCAACCGTGGCCGGGCTCGCCGACCTCGGCATCCTGGTGGCGCCGGGGACCTTCTACGGTGCCGCCGGCGCCCAGCACGTGCGGGTGGCGCTGACCGCCTCCGACGAGCGCGTCGAGGCGGCCGCGCAGCGCTTGACGAGCCGCAGCGGTTGA
- a CDS encoding citrate synthase: MADDAILKHAGGELTLSGETATEGEDAYNISPLLKNTGHVTLDPGFVNTASCRSAITYIDGDAGILRYRGIPIEQLAEKSSFLETSYLLIYGELPTQAELDDFDQRIRRHTLLHEELKRFFEGFPRDAHPMPVLSSAVSALSTFYQDSLNPFDPEQVEISTVRLLAKLPTIAAYAYKKSVGQPMLYPDNSLSLTDNFLRMTFGFPAEPYEVDPTLTKALDQLFILHADHEQNCSTSTVRLVGSSQANLFASISAGINALFGPLHGGANQAVLEMLQGIKDSDDDVDAFMKKVKNKEQGVRLMGFGHRVYKNYDPRAAIIKKTADQVLDQLAGGDELLEIALRLEEIALADDYFVERKLYPNVDFYTGLIYKAMGFPTRMFTVLFALGRLPGWIAQWREMIEDPETKIGRPRQLYVGATERDWQPVSSR; this comes from the coding sequence ATGGCGGACGATGCCATTCTCAAGCACGCCGGCGGCGAGCTGACCCTGTCCGGTGAGACGGCGACCGAGGGCGAGGACGCGTACAACATCTCCCCGCTGCTGAAGAACACCGGGCACGTCACGCTCGACCCGGGCTTCGTGAACACGGCGTCCTGCCGGTCGGCGATCACCTACATCGACGGTGACGCCGGCATCCTGCGCTACCGGGGCATCCCGATCGAGCAGCTGGCCGAGAAGTCCTCGTTCCTGGAGACCTCGTACCTGCTGATCTACGGCGAGCTGCCCACGCAGGCCGAGCTGGACGACTTCGACCAGCGGATCCGCCGGCACACGCTGCTGCACGAGGAGCTCAAGCGCTTCTTCGAGGGGTTCCCGCGCGACGCGCACCCCATGCCGGTGCTGTCCTCGGCGGTCTCGGCGCTGTCCACCTTCTACCAGGACAGCCTCAACCCCTTCGACCCCGAGCAGGTCGAGATCTCGACCGTCCGGCTGCTGGCGAAGCTGCCGACCATCGCGGCGTACGCGTACAAGAAGAGCGTCGGCCAGCCGATGCTGTACCCGGACAACTCGCTGTCGCTGACCGACAACTTCCTGCGGATGACGTTCGGCTTCCCGGCCGAGCCGTACGAGGTGGACCCGACGCTGACCAAGGCGCTGGACCAGCTCTTCATCCTGCACGCCGACCACGAGCAGAACTGCTCGACGTCCACGGTGCGGCTGGTCGGCTCGAGCCAGGCCAACCTGTTCGCCTCAATCTCGGCCGGCATCAACGCGCTGTTCGGCCCGCTGCACGGCGGGGCGAACCAGGCGGTCCTGGAGATGCTGCAGGGCATCAAGGACTCCGACGACGACGTCGACGCGTTCATGAAGAAGGTCAAGAACAAGGAGCAGGGCGTCCGGCTGATGGGCTTCGGGCACCGGGTCTACAAGAACTACGACCCGCGCGCGGCCATCATCAAGAAGACGGCGGACCAGGTGCTGGACCAGCTCGCCGGCGGCGACGAGCTGCTCGAGATCGCCCTGCGGCTGGAGGAGATCGCGCTGGCCGACGACTACTTCGTCGAGCGCAAGCTGTACCCGAACGTGGACTTCTACACCGGCCTGATCTACAAGGCGATGGGCTTCCCGACCCGGATGTTCACCGTGCTGTTCGCACTCGGCCGGCTGCCCGGCTGGATCGCCCAGTGGCGCGAGATGATCGAGGACCCGGAGACCAAGATCGGTCGCCCGCGCCAGCTGTACGTCGGAGCCACCGAGCGCGACTGGCAGCCCGTCTCCTCCCGCTGA
- the dapD gene encoding 2,3,4,5-tetrahydropyridine-2,6-dicarboxylate N-succinyltransferase: MTDPRAAWAYGLATTSDDGQVLDVWYPAPALGEAPPDAGPHDVPADLAALAGIDPARGVRTSVVRTVIDLDAAPADPADAYLRLHLLSHRLVQPHGQNLDGLFGVLTNVVWTNAGPCAVEGFEATRRRLMAQHGRVTVYGIDKFPRMVDYVVPSGVRIADADRVRLGAHLASGTTVMHEGFVNFNAGTLGTSMVEGRIVAGVVVGDGSDVGGGASILGTLSGGGKDVVSVGERCLIGANAGIGISLGDDCVVEAGLYVTAGTKVTIVDGELAGRVVKARELSGSANMLLRRNSTTGRVEMVARPGTTVELNAVLHAN, translated from the coding sequence ATGACCGACCCCCGCGCCGCCTGGGCCTACGGCCTCGCCACCACCTCGGACGACGGTCAGGTGCTGGACGTCTGGTACCCCGCCCCCGCGCTCGGCGAGGCTCCCCCGGACGCCGGACCGCACGACGTCCCGGCCGACCTGGCCGCGCTGGCCGGGATCGACCCGGCGCGTGGCGTCCGGACGTCGGTGGTGCGCACCGTCATCGACCTGGACGCCGCCCCCGCCGACCCCGCCGACGCCTACCTGCGCCTGCACCTGCTCTCGCACCGGCTCGTCCAGCCGCACGGCCAGAACCTGGACGGCCTCTTCGGCGTGCTCACCAACGTCGTGTGGACCAATGCCGGGCCGTGCGCCGTCGAGGGCTTCGAGGCGACCCGGCGGCGGCTGATGGCCCAGCACGGCCGGGTCACCGTCTACGGCATCGACAAGTTCCCCCGGATGGTCGACTACGTGGTGCCCAGCGGCGTCCGGATCGCCGACGCCGACCGGGTCCGCCTCGGCGCGCACCTGGCCAGCGGCACCACCGTGATGCACGAGGGCTTCGTGAACTTCAACGCCGGCACCCTGGGCACCTCGATGGTCGAGGGCCGCATCGTCGCCGGCGTGGTTGTCGGGGACGGGTCCGACGTGGGCGGTGGCGCCTCGATCCTGGGCACCCTGTCCGGCGGCGGCAAGGACGTCGTGTCGGTCGGTGAGCGGTGCCTGATCGGCGCCAACGCCGGCATCGGGATCAGCCTGGGAGACGACTGCGTCGTCGAGGCCGGCCTGTACGTGACGGCCGGCACCAAGGTGACGATCGTGGACGGCGAGCTGGCCGGGCGCGTCGTGAAGGCGCGCGAGCTGTCCGGCAGCGCGAACATGCTGCTGCGCCGCAACTCCACCACCGGCCGGGTCGAGATGGTCGCGCGCCCGGGGACCACCGTCGAGCTCAACGCCGTCCTGCACGCGAACTGA